The DNA sequence GTGGGCTTTGTCGTTTCACGGCCTCTCCTGCTTCGCCTTGAAGATGGGGGCGGGCCATCGCGGTTTCTACAAATCCAGGTGCTACATTGTGCACGGTGATACCATGAGGCCCCAAGGCCTGGGCCAGGCTTTGTCCCATGGCGTGTAGTGCAGCTTTGCTGGCGCCATATCCTGGTTGTCCAGCTTCTCCCCGAAATGCTCCCCGGCTACCGACATTGATGATTTTACCACTCCCTTGTGCCTTCATAAATTCAGCGGCCGTGTATGCGGCCACGGCTGCTCCGGTTAGGTTGGTATTAATGGTGCGCTGCCAGGTCGACAGCCATTCTTCGTAAGGTGTAGATTCAAAAGGGTGGGGGAGGAATATCCCTGCGTTATTTACCAGTATGTCAAGCCCTTGTAGCCGTTCGTGGGCATTTTGTACCAATTGACGAACAGAAGACGCTTCTGCCAGGTCTGCCTGTAATACATGATGGCCTGCTCCACTCAGTGAAGCCAAAGCCTCGCGGGCGGCATCTTCGTTCTGGTGGTAATGAATGACGACCTGGGCACCCGCCTTGGCAAAGCCTTGAGCGGTAGCTCTTCCTATACCCCGAGAGCTGCCAGTGATGAGTACTTTCTTATCCTGGTAATTGTGTATCATGTGTTACTTAAAGTTAAAGATCAATGGGGCCTATTCCTTGTCTGATTAACTCAGGAGGGCTGGTGGTACAGTCGATCACGGTCGAGCCGTCATTTCTTCCAGCGCCGCCATCGATAATAAGGTCTACCAATTTGCCAAAGCGATCGTCGATATCGCGAGCATCGGTAAGGTATTCCAGGATGTCCTCTTCTTGATCCGTCTTTAAGGACGCAGTGATAATGGGGCGGCCAAGCATGCGGACAATCTCCAGTGGAATATTATTGTCGGGAACCCTCACACCAATGCTTGCTCTTCGGCCCTGGATGATTTTAGGCACCTGATGGCTGGCTTTCAAGATGAAGGTATAGGGCCCGGGAAGGAGCTGCTTCATCAAGCGAAAAATTTCATTATCAATTTGTGCTGCGTATTCCGAAAGTTGGCTGAAATTTTCGCAGATAAAAGAAAATCTTGCCTTGCTGGGGTTGATGCCCCTGATCCGGGCAATTCTTTCCAATCCTTTTTTACTTAAAAGGTCGCAACCCAAGGCATAAACAGTG is a window from the Lewinella sp. LCG006 genome containing:
- a CDS encoding SDR family NAD(P)-dependent oxidoreductase encodes the protein MIHNYQDKKVLITGSSRGIGRATAQGFAKAGAQVVIHYHQNEDAAREALASLSGAGHHVLQADLAEASSVRQLVQNAHERLQGLDILVNNAGIFLPHPFESTPYEEWLSTWQRTINTNLTGAAVAAYTAAEFMKAQGSGKIINVGSRGAFRGEAGQPGYGASKAALHAMGQSLAQALGPHGITVHNVAPGFVETAMARPHLQGEAGEAVKRQSPLNRVATVMDVAQAILYLASPEAAFTTGCILDINGASYLRT
- a CDS encoding L-threonylcarbamoyladenylate synthase translates to MLLEIHPDNPSERKIRQVVDLLEKDGVIIYPTDTVYALGCDLLSKKGLERIARIRGINPSKARFSFICENFSQLSEYAAQIDNEIFRLMKQLLPGPYTFILKASHQVPKIIQGRRASIGVRVPDNNIPLEIVRMLGRPIITASLKTDQEEDILEYLTDARDIDDRFGKLVDLIIDGGAGRNDGSTVIDCTTSPPELIRQGIGPIDL